CACTCTGATGGTCCTGGTGCTCCCGAGGCGTTCGAATTCCTGCTCCTGTAGAACACGCAGCAGTTTCGGCTGCAATTCGAGCGGGATCTCCCCCACTTCATCCAAGAAAATGGTTCCACCGTCGGCCAATTCGAAGCGGCCGACCTTTTGCGCGATCGCTCCCGTGAAGGCGCCCCGTTCGTGGCCGAAGAGTTCGCTTTCCAACAAACCAGTCGGGATAGCCGCACAGTTAAGCTTTACGAACGTCCGCTCGCGCCGACCACTCAGACGATGGATCGCCCGGGCGATGAGTTCCTTGCCCGTCCCGGTTTCCCCTTGGATCAACACGCTGGAGTCAGTCGGAGCGACCACCTCCACCTGCGCCAGTACCCGCTTCAGCCCTGGGCTCTCACCGATGATATCCTCAAAGGCGCCTTCGCTGCGGATCTCTTCCTCCAGGTAGAGTTTCTCCTTGGCCAGTCGATCCTTGAGTTCGACGATCTGCTGAAAGGCCAAGGCATTCTCCACGGCCACGGCAACCTGCCGACCGACCTGCTGGAGAAATTCCAGATCCGCCTCCGAATAGGCCGCCTTCTTCAGACTGAGGAAACCCATCGCCCCCAACCGGCCGGCTGCCGTGGTCAACGGCACAAAACAAAAGGACTGGGTCCCATCTTCCGCCATTTGGGTAGTGACCAGGGGCCAGCGGCGTTCGCCGGCCAAATCCGAGACCAGCAAGGATCGCTGTGTCTTCCAGACCACCCCGGCAGGACAGTCGTCGACCGGTGATTCATGCCCGCCGACGAGGTCTGCCGGGACATTGGCTTGAATACTCTGCAACCTCATGCACTGTTTCACGGGATCGTAGAGAGAAAGGTCCAGAAAGTTGACCTGGACCACGAGGGGCAAACGCTGGGCAAGTTCACGCAGGAGTGGGTCGAGATCCCGATGGGCTGAGATCGCCTCGGCAACGCCCAGCAGCGCGTGATATTGGGCGGCAAGCCGTTCCCAACTCACTGCCTGCCGACCGTCCATCATAAGGGGTTCAGATGCCATGTCCGAGTCTATTGTGCGAGACTTGTTCCGGGAAAGCTACGGCAAGATAGTGCCCGAGACGCAGGCGAAGTACCAGCACTTTTCTGGGGTTACGGCGAGGAATTGAGACGGACAACGGGCCTGGGCAAGTCAGGACGAGGCTAGGGCTTGACTTGAGGCTTGGCCGCCGTGGTTCGCGGCAGGAATTGTAGGTCGATGTGATCGTAGACGAAATAGCAGGGTTCTCCGGATTGCTTCGGAACGACCGCCAAGGACAGAAGGCCGCCCGCCCCATTCAAGGGGACCTTCACATGCCGTTCTCCCTTGACCGGCAGGGACAGCTCTATCCGTTGCCGATCCGATTGCAACAGCAGCTTCCCCTCCGCACAGACGATACCGGTCAGATTCACGTCCAGAGACTCTCCCGCACCTGGAACTCGCAGGGCAACCGCCGTCGCGCCCAGTTCGGCGCTATTGTAATCCTGCACCACGCCCACGTAGTTCGGTCGGTTAGTCGGCTGAAAGCGCAGGCCCGTTCCCTGTCGTTCCGCAGGCAGCACGATCGTTCCTGCTTTGCCAAACAGCACGGACTTGTCCGCCGACAAGTATTCGAAGGGATCCAGATGCTGTTGCAGCTGAAGTTGATAGACCAGCGCGCTTTCGTTGGTCATGCGCCGGCGTTTGTTCGCCGGCAGCCGTTGGAGTTCTTCGAAGGAAAGGAGCCTCGTATAGAATGGCATATCCGCGCGATCCCGATCGGAGTCGAGAAAATAAGCACCCCAGGTAACGTCAAGATACCGCCACTTCCCCGCCAGCTTGACCTCCACCCCCACATGCGACATCGCCTGGCCCTTGGCGGTCGTCCAATAGAATTCCACGCTTCGGACCTGCAATCCGAGTCGATGCACCAGATCGATATAGACGGCCACCTGGTTGCCGCAGATGCCGGCGTTCGCCGACAAACAGGCCTCGACCGTCGTGGGTAAATCCTCCGGCGTCGCATGGAGGCGATATCCGTATTGCAGCGAACTGACCCGCTGTTGGACAAAATTCATCGCCGAGAGCGCGAGGGCGAATTCTCGCACCTGACGCACGTCGGTCCCGCTTGGCCACGGGACGTACTTGGAAACATACTCCGCATCCTGCTCGATCGTCTTGAGCGCCGACTCGACAACAGAGGTTGCAGCCGTGGCTGGTGCTTCTGCGCAAGCAGACGGAATGATCCCCGCATAGAGGCTCACCCCCAGCAGCAGGCACCCACACCACCATGAGAATTCGGCATTCATCGAACCGCTCCGGCGAAACAGACAGCAATTGCAATAGAGAAATCATAACAGGATGAGCTTCCGAGTCGAGGAAGATTACGAATCGAGCAAGCTGGCACGAACGCTAGGAGGACGGCTGAGAACGCCGTCAAGAAACGATGTCGAAGAGCAAACCCCGTACAGCTAAAGCGCGTCGGCCGAGAGGGTCTCCAGGCGCTCTTCGATGCAGGTAGCACAGAGGGTGGCGTCGGGCTGCTTCTGCAGCCTGGGAATCGCAATGTCACAACGGCAGACCCGACAGATGCCGTAGGAACGCGCTTGCATACAACTCAGCGCGCGGTCGATATCCCGCAATTCTGCGGAGGCCCGCTGGATCAGCAGATCTTCGAATACCTGTTCCTGACTGCAGCAGCGAAGATCGAGTGTTTCCGCCAGTTGGAACTGTTGACTCTGCAGAATCTGCAGTTTTTGGATTCTAGTCGCCAAGGCGAACCGAGCTTCATGCCACGTGCGTCGGAGGGCGGCAAGTTCGAGGCGACGGGACAGAGTCTGATCGAGGAGAGAAGTTTCTTCTAGGACTTCCATGCGACACCTCCATGCTAGGGACTGCTTCGAGAGTACCGCCCCCTCGTCACGGAGGTGTCAGGAAGATCTCAAGGCCGGGTTAACAGTCGTGAGAAGCCTTCGCCATACCGGTCATTTTCCACCGGCCCGGCCTCGGTCGATCACCGGCCCCCAACTGGGCTCCATGTCCCGACGGGCCGTCTCCATAAAGCGTTGTTCCGCCGCGCTGTCGCGGCTTCCCTTGGTGAGGGTGATGGAATGGACGGAGAAGTAGGCCGGAGTGCCCACCATCCGCAGATCCGCAATCACACTTTCTAACGGTCGTCCCCAAAACGCTTCAAAGTAGTGGGATTGAACGTCATCGGCAGCCTTGTCGTTCAGCACCATGGTGGAGGCACCGAGTTCATACTCGCCCATAAACGCGCTGGCCGAGGCGGTGACAAGAGTCTCGCTCTGTTTGACCAGCTCTTTGGGCAGCAGATACAGGGTAATCTCGCGTGTCTTACCGTACCCCTTTTCTCCGACCGTAAACGCCACAGCCGCATACCGTCCCGGCGGTAGGTTTTGAACGTAGGCTGTGCCGCCGCCCGCGCCGGACGCCGGCTTGACAATACTGGTCGGAATCAGTTTTGCCCCCTGAAACAGATCCTGCTCCCGATCCACTCTCACCAGGTATACGCGGTCTTCGCTCCCGGGAAGCCATTTGTCTGTCTTGATCGTAATCCCGACCGCCGCGCTCTGCTGGTCCACGGGCTTTGTAATATTGACCGGAGGGACAAACTCCCCGGCCAGGCGCTGGAACGGCTTCTTTGGTTTACTGGCACAGGCGACGGTCGTCAACAGCACAGCGGCAATGAATAGAACAAACACTCGGCTCATATACGATCTCCCTGGGTGGCCTCTTAGACAAAAAGAGGACACAGTGTAGGGAAATTGACGATGAGCCTCAATACGTACGATCGGGGGGGCCCGAGCGGGCCCCTTCTAGGGAGCTGGGGCCGGTTGGAGGTCTGATGCGGTCTTGCTCTTGCTTTGGCTTTCCTGGGATAGACGGCGGAGCACGATGGTGGCGCGTTCCTCCAGCCGTTCCGCCTCACCGGACCGCTGCCGGCGTCGCAACAGCGACGCGTAATTCTTGAGCGTTTTCGCAAACACTTCCTGGTCATACCCGCTCGACCGGTCAAAAATCGCGATGGCTTGTTTGTACAGGTCTTCTGACTGGTCCAGCCGATTCTCCGCTTGATAGAGGCCGGCGAGATGTCTCATCTCGCTGGCAAGCTGAGGATGGTCTGCGCCTTGCTGCTTCTCTCGAATAGAGATGGCCCCTTGGAACAACGGCTCGGCTTGGGAGTACAACCCTTGTGCATCGTACAGCTGCCCCAGCCGGCTCATGGCATCGGCCGTATCGACGTGGTCGCTGCCGATCGACTTCTTAAAGATCGAGATCGCCCGCTGATACAGTACCTCCGCCTGCTGGTACTGATTCTGCGCCTTATAGGTATCTGCAAGGTTGACGAGGTTCCTGGCCACGATGGGATGATTTGGACCGAACGCTTTCTCGTGAATGGTCAAGGATCGCTGATAGAGCGGCATCGCCCGGGGATGTTGCCCCTGCGCCTGATACATCTTGGCCAGGTTGTCGCGAGTGATCGCGGAAAGGCTATGCTCCGGTCCCGATCGCTTTTCGAGGATGGTCAGCGCCCGCTGGAGAATCGGCTCCGCGTCCGCATAGCGCCGCTGTTCCTGATACACGACTGCGATGTTGTTCAAACTCTCGGCAACCTTGCTGCTGTCCGCCCCGAAAACTTTTTCCCGAATCTCCCGCGCCCGTTGGTGGAGGGCCTCCGACTGGGTAAAGAGTCCTTGCATGCGGTAGAGTTCGCCCAAATCGGTCAGGCTGGCGGCGGTCTCCGCATGGTCCGGTCCGTAGACCTTCTCGCGGATGGCGAGCGCCTGCTGAAAGACTTTCTCTGCCTCGGCAAAACGGCCAAGATCCCGATTCACCTCGCCCAACTGTCCCAACGTCTCCGCCAAGCGCTTACCACCCGGGTCGATCGTTTCCGCCTCTTTTCGCGCCACGATATACTGCTCTTCGGCGTGGGTATAGTCGCCCGACCGGAGGGCGGCATTCCCCCGCTCCATTGCCATGAGCCAACGCTGATCTTCGGCACAGCCCGCAAGCGTAACAGCAGCAAGCGCACTCATGACAACGGTCTGCACGATGGTTCGGCGATCCATAGACACGATCCTATCTGGGAAAGAAGATGGTTGAGGTGTGTGGCCTTCGTTGCAGCCCGGCCGGGACGATTACCAGTACAGACTTACCCCGCGCAGCCACCTCAAATCAACCCCGTCGAGGCCAGTGGAGGTGGCGAAAGTAGCTTCCGTAACGAATTCAATCAGTTCTAAAACGTCCGTAAGGAAACCTGAAGAGATTTGCCGTGGGACTGCAGCATTATGCCGTGATGGAGGTCAGACGGCTCTGGGTGTTTCTTCCACGAGGGGCGCGAGTTTGGCGATTCCCGACGTGTCGTAGGGCAATACGCTGAACACCTTGGCAACATTGATGGCCGGCTTGCCGGGACGAAGAATCTTTTGCGCAAGCGTTGCGCACCAGGAGAGAGGAATCAGCACGAACGTCGGCAGCCACAGCACTGTCAGGTCAGGATTGGCTTTTCGAAGGTGATCCAACAATGCCTGCTTGGTGGGCGATACGGGATCGAGCAGATTCAGCGGACTCGGCACGCTGTCCCACTGATCGGCCATCCACGCCAAGAAGCGGCCGGAGAACCCCACATCCACCACCCCCAGCCGGTCACTGGATGAACCCACCGCCACAAAAATGTTGCCGAGCCGTTTGCCCAGGCGACCGGGGGGATCGAAATCGCGGTAATCCACCAGCGCACCGGGCCTCACGACTTTCACCGAGATGCCCAGTTCCTGCCCGAGACGCACCGCCAGCTTTTCCGACTCCAACTTCCCCCAGACATAGGGACCGGATCCTTTGCTGTCCGGCTCCAATGGATGGTCGTCGCCGATCGTGCGCCCATTGGCCTGCGCCAGCACCGCAAGACTGCTGACATGAACGAAATGTTTGATGCCCGCCGCCGCCGCGCCACGCACCATCTGCTCGGTGGCATCCAGCGAGTTGCGTTGATGCTCTTCCCACCCGCCGGCCGTTTCGGCCGCCGCATGGATCACCGTATCGACCCCCTTGAACAAGGAGGCCGGCGCACCGGAGGCCACATTGGCCACGACATACTCGGCGCCGGCGATGCGTTCCCAGGGAGAGGGATCCCGTCTGGCAACGATGCGCACCGGTCGGCCACGCTTCAGCAGCGACCGTACGATTTCTTTGCCCAAGAATCCCGTTCCACCCGTCACGAGGACGCCCCGACTCTCCACCGGTTTGGGCGCGGCGGCCGCAAGGGCCTTGGTCTCCGCAACTTTCAGCGCCTGGGCCACCCGGTCGCAAATGCGGACAGTCTCAAGCAGGCTTTCCGGCGACAGCGGCGATGCCGTGCCGGTCCGAACAGCGTCGTAAAACGCCGTAAACAATTCGGCCAACCCGGGGTAGCTGCGCTGGCTCTTGAGAAATCGATTCGCCATCGCGGCCGTCGTGCCGGTCAGTAGCTGCCAGGCTTGACGATAAGGAGCGAAGAGTTTGTCGATGCCGGAGGAACCGGGACCGATCGCCCGCTGGGTGGTGCTGCGGACATAGTCGGCAAACAGCGATCCGTTCTTGCCGATGACGCGCAGGTAGCTCTCCACCGGACGTCCCTCTAGCGTCACGATCAGCGTACCGGTCACCCCGCCCCGACGCACCAGGGCATGCACGGTCCCTGCTTGGCTGACTTCCATCGAGACAAGTTCGATCGGCCCTTCGCCTGCCAACTCCAGGACCCGTAATAGGAGATAGACCGGATGCGGCAGAATATCGAGCAACTGATGGTCCGCGCGGAGCACTTGGCGTCCCCCCGGAGCATGGCGGACGGTCCGGAACGAAAAGTAGCTTTCGACGTGTACGACCTTCCCAATCGAAGGCAGATAGTCGGCAAGCACCCGCGTGGGAGGTTCATAGAGCAGCTGATGGCCCGCGCAGACGAGCAGATGCTTGGATCGAGCATCGTCTAGAATCCGCTGCGCGTCCTCAACCCGTTCGGTAAAGGGTTTCTCGACGTAGATGTGACTGCCGGCCTTCAGCGCGAGCGCAGCCAGCGGAGCATGGGACGCCGGCGGGGTAATGATATGGACGACGTGCGGGCGTTCCGCCGCGAGCAGCTCCTCCGGGGTCTTATAACTCTTGATCCCCGGCACGATCGCGCGCATGGCCGCTTGGGCCGCATCCGAGGGATCGGCTACGGCAATGAGCTCTGCGCCGGGGCAACGAAGTATGGCCCGCGCATGGTGCTGGGCATGTCGCCCCGCCCCAAACAGCGCGATGCGAATAGGAGTCGCGTGGGGATGTGTGTGGCTCGGGTTGGTCACAGGCAGTCCTGACTTGCAGGACCACTATAGTCTATTTATTCGATTTCTAGAAGGGTTGTTGAAAAATTCACCGAGCCGGTTGTCGACCGCCCCCGCCCTACATATGATTGCCACCGCTGGGATCCGGGAAGCAGCGCCCCATACAATCCGGGCAGAGCCCGCCGTTGAACTGGATGGCCGAGCGCTCCGCGATAAACGTCGCCAAATCGTACCATTCGCCTGAGTGATCCGGAACGCGTTTGCACCAGGCGCACAGATTGATCACGCCCTGGGGCCGCCCCATGCGCTCCTGAACCTCGCTCAGCATGCGGCTCGGTTCGTCCTGGCCGCGACAGAGATGCCCGCCCGGAGGAATTTCATGGAATACGAGCACAGCCCCCAATACCGCTCCCCCGTCATCCGCCACCGGAGCGGCGCTGCCACGAATGCATCGTTGGGAACCGTCCTTCGAAACCAGGCGCGCTTCCTCGATCGTCACGATCCGCACGTCCATCATCGCATGAAGCGCCGGGTTTTCAACGTGCTGGATCGGCCCCTCCTGCTCGAAGCCCAACAGCGCCGTCAGGCTCATCCCGGAAGCCTCCTCCTGCTTCCATCCCGTGAATTGCTCCGCGGCGGGGTTCAGATAGGTCACGCGTCCATGGCGGTCCGTCGTCACAACCCCATCCCCGATACAACGCATCGTCGTCGCAATCCAGCGCAAACTTTCCCGCATGTGGCGATCGTGATGCGACCGGTGCAGCGCCAACTCGATCGTCGTTCGCAGTTCGTTGGGCTGATAGGGCTTGAGCATGTAGCCGGCCGGCGAAGTCACCTTGGCCCGCTCCAGCGTATGGTCGTCGGCATAGGCCGTCAAGTAAATCACGGGGACATCGCGGGTCCGTTGAATCTGGCGCGCGGTCTCCACGCCGTCCATCTTTCCCTTCAGCACGATATCCATGAGAATGAGATCCGGCTGAGACTCCCGAGCCTTGCGGATAGCCTCTTCTCCCGAAGTAGCCGTGGCCGGCACCTTATAACCCAGCCGCTGCAGGCTCAGCTGGATATCCTTGGCGACAACCGGTTCATCTTCTACGATCAAAATGTTGGCAGCGTTCATGTTCGTCACACCCTTTCTGAATACTGCAGCTGCTGGAACCGAATTTTCCATTCGGTGCCGGTGCCGCTGCAGAGCTCCGTCGTTCCGTCCAACTTCTCCGCCAGGAGGGTCACCAGTTCCAGGCCAAGAGAGTCGGGATTGTTGAGCACTCCGTCCTTTGGAATTCCAATGCCGTCGTCGCTGACGCAAAGCGAGAAGGTCCCGTCTAGGTGGTCTTGGAGCTCGATATGCACCTTCCCGCCGTTGTCGTCGATGAAGGCGTGCTTGAGACAATTCGAGACGAGTTCGTCGATGATCAGACCGCAGGTCAACCCGGTATCGATGTCGAACTCCACATCGTCCACGTTCAGTTCCAATACGATCACGTTAGGGTCGACGCCGTAGGATCGGAACAGGTGTCCCGTCAGCGTGCGGATATAATCGCCCATCTTGATCCGGGAGAGATCGCTCGATCGATGCAGCGTCTCGTGGAGCAATGCAATGGACGTGATGCGGACCTGGCACTCCCGGAACAGTTGGTTGACCAACGGATCTTTGATCGAGGCCGACTGCAGATTGAGCAAACTCGAAATGACCTGGAGGTTGTTCTTGACCCGATGGTGCACTTCGCGGAGCAGGCTTTCCTTTTCCTTCAGCGTCCGACGCAACTGGTCTTCCATTTCTTTGCGCTCGGTCAAGTCGATGCAACTCCCGATATACCCGCCGAAGCGGCCGTTGGCGTCGAACAGCGGTACGCCTGTGTCGATGATCCAGCGATATTCCCCGTCGTGACGCCGCAGCCGGTACTCAAGCGAGAAGGGCTGCTCCGACTTGAATGCATCCAAATACGATTCGCGACAGCGCTCCAGATCGGTTGGATGAATCCCCGTGAACCAGTTGTCACCAATCTCTTCTTGAAGCGTGCGCCCGGTAAATTCGAGCCATCGTTTGTTGACGAAGGTGATGTGCGTGTCCGGGCCCGCCATCCACACCATCACCGGCGCCGTGTCGGCCATCATGCGGAACCGCGCTTCGCTCTGGCGTAAGGCTGCTTCCGTACGTTTCTTCTCCGTCACGTCGCGCGCGATCGCCGAAGCCCCCATCACGGTCCCGTCCCCGTCCTTCACCGGGGAGATGGTCAGGGACACGTCGATGCGCTCCCCTTTCTTTCGTCGTTGCACCGTCTCCACATTGCGGACGTGCTCGCCCCGTGCGATCCGGTCCAGCATCGCCGGCACCTCGTCCAACCGATTCGGCGGACAGAGCACCGAGATCGAGCGGCCGATGACTTCTTCCGGCGGATAGCCGTAGACGCGCTCCGCGCCGGCGTTCCAACTTTGAATGATGCCGTTGAGCGACATGCCGACAATCGCGTCGTCGGAAGACTTCACGATCGCGGCCAATTCGGAAAGGGCCTCCGCCCGCAATTCTTCGAGTTCTTGGTTCGCCTTGGCCAGATCGGCCGTACGCTCCTGGACCTGCTGTTCGATGTCCTCGTTGATGCGCATCAACTCGGCTTCGTCTCGTTGACGGCGCAAGCAGAGCAACGTCGTGACCCAAATCACCATAAGCGCGAAGGCGCGGTTGGTCACCACGACCCACGTGATGGTCGCGATCGGCCCTCGGAATATGTCGAGCACCGTCACGGAAGACGCGAGCGCCGCCACCCAGAAGGTGAGCCGTGGGTGGGGAATTCTTGACGTGATCAACACCGGCGCGACGTAGAGCGTGGTGATGGTGAGTCCCAACGGCAACCACCAATCGATCGCAAAGATCGCCGCAATGATGGCCAGCGCCGCTCCAAGCACCGGGTAATGTCTGCGTTGAAGGCCGAACAGCATGGCGTAGGGTGTTGTCATCGTCTGCCTGACCTTGTTCATATTCTAGTTCCAGTATTGAGCAAGCCTCATGCCTTACGTGTTGTTTCAAGGTCGGGCGAGCCGAATGCGTAGGCTGCAGGAACCTCGAGTGACTCGAGGTGAAACACTCTTGGGCGGGGGACGGCGGCAGTCAGAGTCGGAAACACCGCTGCCCATGCAGCGACAGTGATTTTGCCTTTATTGGGAGGCGAGAAAGGATGTGGGCGTCAATGAACTGACGAGCCCGCAGGACTCGAGAGCAATGACCAGTCGGAGAGGAAAAACTGAATTGTACAGTGCCGCCTTCAACTTTGTTCAAGCTTGAACGACAGGAGCATCGAGGCTGTCATCGCTGCGACTACCGGCCTCGAAGCCGATCGCGCATATCCCGCATCATGTCTTCCATGTCCCGTTCCGTACGCTCCCGTTCCCTGACCAAGCTGTCCAAATTGTATGGATGCACCGGTTCGCTCAGGGCGGGAGGCGCGACAACCGGAGGAGCGGGTGGCGTCACGGTGATAGCCGGAGGTGTTGCTGGCTTCGGCATGACGATAGGAGGGGCCGGCGGCGTCACAGCCGCTGATCCAGCCGGGGTAGGCCGCGTCGATGGACCAGGAGGAGGTAGGACCAGCACCGGCGTCGCCACCCCCTGGGTGTGAAGCCAACCCGCCGCCACCGAGGATTTGAGGGCAAAGCTGATGCTGGTGATCGGCATGCCGTCCGCCGCGACCCGCGCAATGGCCGTATTTACGCCGACCATGTGGCCCTCTCCATCCAGCAGCGGACCGCCCGAGTTGCCACGATTCAGGCCGGTTTCCGTCTGGAACACGTCCTTCCCCTGCACGCCGTTGAAGTTTTCGAACTCTGCACTGATCACGCCGGTCGTCAAGGTCCAGAGGCCGCCCTGTTCTGGATGGCCGATGGCGACGACGTGATCACCGATGTGCGTGCCGTTCGATTCTCCGAGCGCCACCACCGGCAAATTGGCCGGCGGGTTGACGATCTTCAGAACGGCAAGGTCCAACGCCGCGGAGTAACTCTTGACGGTCGCTGGCAGGCCTCGAGACAAATCGACCTTCGCCTCGCCCGTGACCCGTTCAGGCTTCAGGAAAACGGTAATCTTTGAATAGGGTTTTCCGGTCGCCTCTTCTACCACTACATGCGCATTGGTTAACACGAGACCATCGGCCTGGACGATCGAGCCGGTCCCCCCGCTCCCTTTGCGCCCCGCATCGGAATGCCCCATGACCATCACGACGGCAGGCGATGCTCGCTCGTAAATTTCCCTCGGCGAGAGTTCTCCCGCCACGACGCCGGTCGACATGAAGACGCTTACCACGGCAGAGAGCCACACAGTCCGGATGGTCAGCATTGCATCCTCCTCAGATTGGTCCTGAGCAGCGGGGCGCACGATATGGGTGGACTAGCGTAGTCGAGAGGGCAATTCGAAGCAAGGCCTGGGGCTTCGGGTCGGCGGGACCGCAACGCAAGCCCGCCCGGCCTACCTGACCGAACGGGCTCACGGTACATTGATCAATGGGTGCGATAAAACTCGGCAATCGTCTGGACGACATACTGCAATTGCTCGTCGGAGAGTTCGGCGTAAATCGGGAGGGACAATACTTCCTCCGCCGCGCGCTCCGACTGCGGAAACGATCCCTTTTGATGACCAAGATCCCGGTAGCAGTTCTGCAGGTGCATCGGCACCGGATAGTACACCTCCGTCCCGACCCCCTTGTCCTTCAAGTAGGCGCGCAACTCATCCCGCTTCTGCACTCGAAGCGTGAATTGGTTGAACACGTGGAAGCTCGAGGCTTCGACGGTCGGCAACGTCACTCGCCCCTGCAGTTTGGCATCGGCAAACAACTTCTGATACCGCGCCGCGTTCTTGCGACGGCCTTCGGCCCAGTCGTCCAACCGCTTCAACTTCACCAAGAGAATCGCGGCCTGCAGCGCATCGAGCCGGCTGTTGATACCGATCGCCTCATGCACATAACGCACGCGGCTTCCGTGCACCCGCAGCATCGCGATGGATTCGGCCACGGCCTTGTCGTTCGTCGTCACCATACCGCCGTCCCCGAACCCGCCCAGGTTCTTCGACGGGAAGAAGCTGAAACAGGCCAGATCTCCTAACACTCCGGCGCGCTTTCCGCCCCGGCCCGCGCCGATCGCCTGGCAGGCATCCTCGATCACACCGATCTTGTGCCGCTTCGCGATTTGGTTGATGGCGTCCATGTCCGCACATTGCCCGAACAAGTGGACCGGAATGATGGCCTTGGTCTTGGACGTGATCGCGCGCTCAAGCAAGGCAGGGTCCATATTGAACGTGTCGGGGCGAATGTCGACGAAGACGGGCTTCGCGCCAAGACGGGAGATCGCGCCGGCCGTCGCAAAAAACGTGAACGGCACGGTCACGACTTCGTCGCCGGCCCTCACGCCCAACGCCATCAACGCCAGCAACAGGGCATCGCTGCCCGATGCCACGCCGATGCCGTGGCTGCTGCCGACGTACTTGGCAATCGCCTGTTCCAGCGCGGCCACGCGAGGGCCAAGGATGAACCCTTGATCGTCGCAGGTAGCTTCGATGGCCGCGAGGATCTCGCTTCGCATCGATTGGTATTGGGCCTTCAAATCAAGCAACGGAATGTTCATGCGCGCTCCCTTGGTTCGATTGATCGTCTCGTGTTCACGTTATGCAG
This Nitrospiraceae bacterium DNA region includes the following protein-coding sequences:
- a CDS encoding trypsin-like peptidase domain-containing protein — protein: MLTIRTVWLSAVVSVFMSTGVVAGELSPREIYERASPAVVMVMGHSDAGRKGSGGTGSIVQADGLVLTNAHVVVEEATGKPYSKITVFLKPERVTGEAKVDLSRGLPATVKSYSAALDLAVLKIVNPPANLPVVALGESNGTHIGDHVVAIGHPEQGGLWTLTTGVISAEFENFNGVQGKDVFQTETGLNRGNSGGPLLDGEGHMVGVNTAIARVAADGMPITSISFALKSSVAAGWLHTQGVATPVLVLPPPGPSTRPTPAGSAAVTPPAPPIVMPKPATPPAITVTPPAPPVVAPPALSEPVHPYNLDSLVRERERTERDMEDMMRDMRDRLRGR
- a CDS encoding DegT/DnrJ/EryC1/StrS family aminotransferase encodes the protein MNIPLLDLKAQYQSMRSEILAAIEATCDDQGFILGPRVAALEQAIAKYVGSSHGIGVASGSDALLLALMALGVRAGDEVVTVPFTFFATAGAISRLGAKPVFVDIRPDTFNMDPALLERAITSKTKAIIPVHLFGQCADMDAINQIAKRHKIGVIEDACQAIGAGRGGKRAGVLGDLACFSFFPSKNLGGFGDGGMVTTNDKAVAESIAMLRVHGSRVRYVHEAIGINSRLDALQAAILLVKLKRLDDWAEGRRKNAARYQKLFADAKLQGRVTLPTVEASSFHVFNQFTLRVQKRDELRAYLKDKGVGTEVYYPVPMHLQNCYRDLGHQKGSFPQSERAAEEVLSLPIYAELSDEQLQYVVQTIAEFYRTH
- a CDS encoding PAS domain S-box protein, producing MNKVRQTMTTPYAMLFGLQRRHYPVLGAALAIIAAIFAIDWWLPLGLTITTLYVAPVLITSRIPHPRLTFWVAALASSVTVLDIFRGPIATITWVVVTNRAFALMVIWVTTLLCLRRQRDEAELMRINEDIEQQVQERTADLAKANQELEELRAEALSELAAIVKSSDDAIVGMSLNGIIQSWNAGAERVYGYPPEEVIGRSISVLCPPNRLDEVPAMLDRIARGEHVRNVETVQRRKKGERIDVSLTISPVKDGDGTVMGASAIARDVTEKKRTEAALRQSEARFRMMADTAPVMVWMAGPDTHITFVNKRWLEFTGRTLQEEIGDNWFTGIHPTDLERCRESYLDAFKSEQPFSLEYRLRRHDGEYRWIIDTGVPLFDANGRFGGYIGSCIDLTERKEMEDQLRRTLKEKESLLREVHHRVKNNLQVISSLLNLQSASIKDPLVNQLFRECQVRITSIALLHETLHRSSDLSRIKMGDYIRTLTGHLFRSYGVDPNVIVLELNVDDVEFDIDTGLTCGLIIDELVSNCLKHAFIDDNGGKVHIELQDHLDGTFSLCVSDDGIGIPKDGVLNNPDSLGLELVTLLAEKLDGTTELCSGTGTEWKIRFQQLQYSERV